One genomic window of Pelecanus crispus isolate bPelCri1 chromosome 18, bPelCri1.pri, whole genome shotgun sequence includes the following:
- the NMT1 gene encoding glycylpeptide N-tetradecanoyltransferase 1 codes for MADDSETAVRRPPARPPRPSAEENDHEHCSDCENEAEHGSNRGGLSPANDSGAKKKKKKPKRKKEKGGDQPDQAQDQPVKVNSLPAERIQEIQKAIELFSVGQGPAKTMEEASKRSYQFWDTQPVPKLGEVVNTHGPVEPDKDNIRKEPYTLPQDFTWDALDLGDRGVLKELYTLLNENYVEDDDNMFRFDYSPEFLLWALRPPGWLPQWHCGVRVVSSKKLVGFISAIPASIHIYDTEKKMVEINFLCVHKKLRSKRVAPVLIREITRRVHLEGIFQAVYTAGVVLPKPVGTCRYWHRSLNPRKLIEVKFSHLSRNMTMQRTMKLYRLPETPKTPGLRPMEHRDISAVHKLLTEYLKQFHLTPVMSREEVEHWFLPQENIIDTFVVESAPGEVTDFLSFYTLPSTIMNHPTHKSLKAAYSFYNVHTKTPLIDLMSDALILAKSKGFDVFNALDLMENKTFLEKLKFGIGDGNLQYYLYNWKCPSMAPEKVGLVLQ; via the exons ATGGCGGACGACAGTGAGACAGCAGTGAGGCGGCCACCGGCGAGGCCTCCGCGGCCGTCGGCGGAGGAGAACGATCACGAGCACTGCAGCGACTGCGAGAACGAGGCGGAGCACGGCTCCAACCGGGG CGGCTTGAGTCCAGCAAATGACAGCGGagccaaaaagaagaaaaagaaacccaaacggaagaaagagaaaggaggagatcAGCCCGACCAGGCTCAGGACCAGCCGGTGAAG GTGAACTCCTTACCTGCTGAGAGGATCCAGGAGATTCAAAAAGCCATCGAGCTCTTCTCTGTAGGTCAGGGCCCTGCCAAAACCATGGAGGAAGCCAGCAAGAGGAGCTACCAGTTCTGGGACACGCAGCCAGTGCCCAAGCTGG GAGAAGTGGTGAACACCCACGGTCCCGTTGAGCCGGACAAAGACAATATCCGTAAGGAGCCATACACCTTGCCCCAGGACTTCACCTGGGATGCCCTGGACCTTGGGGATAGAGGCGTG CTGAAAGAGCTGTACACACTTCTGAATGAGAACTATGTGGAGGACGACGACAACATGTTCCGGTTCGATTACTCTCCTGAGTTCCTGCTGTG ggcaCTGCGTCCTCCGGGCTGGTTGCCCCAGTGGCACTGTGGAGTCAGAGTTGTCTCCAGCAAGAAGCTGGTTGGATTTATCAGCGCGATTCCAGCCTCTATCCACATCTATGACAC AGAGAAGAAGATGGTAGAGATAAACTTCCTGTGTGTCCACAAAAAGTTGCGCTCGAAACGGGTGGCTCCAGTTCTGATCCGCGAGATCACGCGGCGGGTTCATCTGGAGGGGATCTTTCAGGCTGTTTACACTGCGGGAGTGGTGCTGCCAAAGCCTGTGGGGACTTGCAG GTACTGGCACCGGTCCCTGAATCCTCGGAAACTCATCGAGGTCAAATTTTCCCACCTGAGCAGGAACATGACTATGCAACGTACCATGAAGCTTTACCGGTTGCCCGAG ACTCCCAAGACTCCTGGCTTGCGGCCAATGGAGCACAGAGATATCTCTGCAGTGCACAAGCTCTTGACCGAGTACCTGAAGCAGTTCCACCTGACGCCTGTCATGAGCCGAGAGGAGGTGGAGCACTGGTTCTTACCTCAGGAGAACATCATCGACACCTTTGTGGTAGAG AGTGCCCCAGGGGAGGTGACAGACTTCCTGAGCTTCTACACGCTGCCCTCCACGATCATGAACCACCCAACTCACAAGAGCCTGAAAGCTGCTTACTCTTTCTACAACGTTCACACCAAGACACCTCTCATCGACCTCATGAGCGATGCTCTCATACTCGCCAAGTCG AAAGGATTCGACGTCTTCAATGCACTGGAtctcatggaaaacaaaaccttcctggagaagctgaagTTTGGGATTGGGGACGGGAACCTGCAGTATTACCTGTACAATTGGAAGTGTCCCAGCATGGCACCAGAGAAG GTCGGACTGGTGTTGCAGTAA
- the DCAKD gene encoding dephospho-CoA kinase domain-containing protein — MFISTMFLVGLSGGIASGKSTVVAILRELGCAVIDADVIAREVVQPHFKAYQQIVRYFGTEILLENGEINREALGNIIFSHPEKRQLLNSITHPEIQKEMLKQILKYFVLGYRYVILDIPLLFETNRLTKFMKYTVLVYCDPPTQLSRLMKRNGLSQAEAEARIACQLPLDEKRKLASHIIDNSGDRESMRRQVLRLHARLEDSLDFLWARLAAGTVVVGLGGLVYLLLRHFMS; from the exons ATGTTTATT AGCACAATGTTCCTGGTTGGACTCTCGGGTGGAATCGCGTCGGGGAAGAGCACGGTGGTGGCCATACTCCGGGAACTGGGCTGTGCCGTGATTGATGCTGATGTTATTGCCAGAGAGG TGGTGCAGCCCCACTTCAAGGCCTATCAGCAGATAGTGCGTTACTTTGGCACTGAGATCCTCTTGGAGAACGGAGAGATAAATCGTGAGGCTCTAGGAAACATTATCTTCTCCCACCCGGAGAAACGGCAGCTGCTGAACTCCATCACCCACCCAGAGATCCAGAAGGAGATGCTGAAGCAGATCCTGAAGTACTTTGTGCTAG GCTACCGCTATGTGATCCTCGACATCCCTCTGCTCTTTGAGACCAACAGATTGACCAAGTTTATGAAATACACGGTCTTGGTTTATTG CGACCCGCCAACACAGCTCTCTCGGCTGATGAAGAGGAATGGGCTGTCCCAGGCGGAGGCAGAAGCTCGCATCGCCTGCCAGCTGCCGCTGGACGAGAAGCGCAAATTAGCGAGTCACATCATTGACAACTCCGGGGACCGGGAGAGCATGCGCCGGCAGGTCCTGAGGCTGCACGCCCGCCTGGAGGATTCCCTGGATTTCCTCTGGGCACGGCTGGCGGCGGGCACGGTTGTAGT